CGCTCCAATAACCCGCAAGGGTCACCCATTCATAGCTCATGGTGTCTCCGTCGATCGAGCCGCGCGATGTCAGCCGGGTTTCAGTACTGCGGATTCAGCGGAAACCGCGGCTCGGCGCCGAACCACTTCTTGTACAACTGCGCGTTTTCCTTCGATGCGTTGACCTGGAACAGGAACAGGTTCAGATAGTTGAGCCAGACCTGATCGCCGGCCTTCACGCCGAACGCGTTGTACTCGAGCGGCACGAGCGCTTCGTTGGTCACGACCAGATCGGGATCGAGCGACGCCTGATACGCGAGGAAATTGTTGTCCTCGATCATCGCGTCGGCCTGGCCCTGCTTGACCGCGAGGATCGCGGCCTGCGAGCTGTCGAATTCCTGGATCTTCACCTGCATGTTCAGCGAGCGCACCTCGTCGCCGTTCGTCGAACCCTTGACGGTCGCGATCGTGCGATTCGACATGTCCTGAATCGACTTGATGCCGCTGCTCTTCTTGACGAGCAGCGCCTCGCTCGCGACCACGTACGGATTCGTGAACGCGATTTCCTTCGCCCGTTCGAGGTTGCGCGTGAAGTTGCAGAACACCACGTCGACCTTGCTGGTCTGCAGGTTCGGAATGCGGTTCGCGCTGGTCGTGTTCACGACCTCGAGCTTCACGCCCATCTGCTTCGCAAGTTCTTTCGCGAGGTCGACGTCGTAGCCGTCGGGCTGGCCGTCCTTGTTGTAGAAGCCGAACGGCGCGAAGGTCAGGCAATCGCCGACGCGAAGCGTGCCGCGCTGCAGGACCTGCTTCAACGTCGAATCGGCTGTGGCGGTAGCGCCTTGTTCCGGCGCGGCGACCTTCGTGCAGCCCGCGAGCATCAGCAGACCGGCTGCGACGAGCACGCCGGTGAATCTTGCGCTTTCCCTGACAAATCTCATGTTCGATCCCGATCTGGTGAGAGCTTCTTCGTGCGTGAAGGAGAGGGCGGTCAACAGGTGTGCGCGGTGCCGACGCCTGCCGCTTGTGGGGGCGAGGTCATTGCACGCTGGCGATCCTGTTGTCTGGTATATCGGAATGAAGTCCGGTACAGCAGATGAAGGGCAGTGTTTCATGCAAAAAAAATGACTGCAACAGGGTATACACGGAGCGGCGACGGTCTCGCGTAGCGGCGAGCGCGCGGTGCGCGAATCGCGCTGATGAGGAGCAGAAAGGGGGAAGGCGAGTCGGGGTGCGCGTCGTACGTTGCGTACGAAGAGGGGGTGCGCGGGAGTGCGCGCGTGAACGCGCACTCACTGCGAGGCGTGTTTTGCTCTAGCGTTTATGTGGCCAGTCTCGACCGGTCCGGCTCGGCGTCGACTAACCCACAGCTAGACCGCGATCTTCGACCCGTGCAACCGGATGCCCAACCGCACGAGTGCAATCACCGCGTTCGACAGCAGCCGCAAATCGAACGGCATGTGGCGACGGCGGACGTCCAGCAGCAGCACGATGCGCACTTCGTCGCTCGCGTTGCGTACCTCGTGCATGAACGTGTCGTCCCACAGCATGAACGCGCCGTCGTGCAGCCGATGTGCGTGGCCGTCGACGGTCAGCGTCGCAGCGGGTTGGCCTTGCTCATCGAGCGGCATCGACAGCACGAGATAGCCGCGCAGGATGCCGCGAAACGGCCCGCGATGCGGCGGGATGTGCTTGCCCGGTGCGAGAAACGAGAACGATGCTGACAGCACGTCGGGCGACTGCGCGACGATCGACGCGAGCGTCGGGCAGCGCGCGAGATTGCGCGGGAAGCGCACGCCGTACGCCTGCATGATGTACATGCGCCAGTCGCGTCCGTCGTTGTCCGAGATGTCGGCTTGCTCGCGCATCACTTCGTGAAAGCGCGGAATGCGTGCGAGGCTGGCCGCGACCTGCAATGCTTCTGCGCGAATCGTCTGCCAGTTCGCTTCGAAACGCGCGGCATCGGGGAAATCGCGTGCGGGGTCGAGCACGGCCGCGTCGTGCAGACGGCGGTCGTAGATGCGGCGCATCAGTCGTGCGCCGCTGTCGTAGAGGTGGCCCATCGCCGCGAGTGCGACGGAGCTCACGGTTCTTGCGACCGGGGAACCGGGTATATCCATGGGCGATTCAGATGCAGTGACGAAAGCGGATTGGTCGATGAGCGCGCGACGGGGAACGACTCGCGTTCCCTCGAAGATCCGAGCCCAATAAACGCCGGCCCACGTGCATGGAATGCGTGCTGAAATCTGCACGAAATATGGTCGAAAGGGCAGCGCCGGATC
This portion of the Paraburkholderia flava genome encodes:
- a CDS encoding transporter substrate-binding domain-containing protein translates to MRFVRESARFTGVLVAAGLLMLAGCTKVAAPEQGATATADSTLKQVLQRGTLRVGDCLTFAPFGFYNKDGQPDGYDVDLAKELAKQMGVKLEVVNTTSANRIPNLQTSKVDVVFCNFTRNLERAKEIAFTNPYVVASEALLVKKSSGIKSIQDMSNRTIATVKGSTNGDEVRSLNMQVKIQEFDSSQAAILAVKQGQADAMIEDNNFLAYQASLDPDLVVTNEALVPLEYNAFGVKAGDQVWLNYLNLFLFQVNASKENAQLYKKWFGAEPRFPLNPQY
- a CDS encoding aspartyl/asparaginyl beta-hydroxylase domain-containing protein codes for the protein MGHLYDSGARLMRRIYDRRLHDAAVLDPARDFPDAARFEANWQTIRAEALQVAASLARIPRFHEVMREQADISDNDGRDWRMYIMQAYGVRFPRNLARCPTLASIVAQSPDVLSASFSFLAPGKHIPPHRGPFRGILRGYLVLSMPLDEQGQPAATLTVDGHAHRLHDGAFMLWDDTFMHEVRNASDEVRIVLLLDVRRRHMPFDLRLLSNAVIALVRLGIRLHGSKIAV